A window from bacterium encodes these proteins:
- a CDS encoding VWA domain-containing protein, giving the protein MKKALLVVLSILAAASVALAPKKIAVLYFDVAAATHDYDYLATGIPEMLITDLANQRDITVIERERLDEVLQEMALGGSGITDNATALEVGKILNVELLIMGNLTVSGESFRLDTKILEVETAEVLGAVKAATDDKGDIFDLVDATSAALIDKLRGVSLGSGLTYDVPEGAVRFDVAFVIDTTGSMGDEIQVVKEKMKEIAAEVAQGTPPPAVRFGIVEYRDRGDVYVTQTTDLTYDVARLNERINSIIATGGGDAPESVAEGLRAAIHELSWEPGPVVRLAFVIGDAADHLYSDAGYTLQDAAEDARDLGLTFFTIGCSGLDPDGESQFVKLAYDTNGSFEYLTYRQRYVNETGEEVALLYEGDHVYEESTVRGTGGGGSGEGDFVYPAESSEVGGVGSSTIITSALKGEGAGSSETMTYDEYRSEATEGEAGLMADAETIVSATSGATVGEKENNLDSLITDVIKAEAIRSDVSYDLGIPVAKVLVENSGLRAWLPVTDPTMVDRLRSAAGSADTMWVAAGVSPKTEGSTAYNAFVFVAVTLRLFDKESQVPEMARGDFAKFEGDPAYYRDHGLGSPNVWAVPVRVLEFQEIEPAE; this is encoded by the coding sequence ATGAAAAAGGCGCTTCTCGTCGTGCTTTCGATTCTGGCGGCCGCATCCGTGGCGCTCGCGCCCAAGAAAATCGCAGTGCTCTACTTCGACGTGGCCGCCGCCACGCACGACTACGACTACCTCGCCACCGGCATCCCCGAGATGCTCATCACCGACCTGGCCAACCAGCGCGACATCACCGTCATCGAGCGGGAGCGGCTGGACGAGGTCCTCCAGGAGATGGCCCTGGGAGGCTCGGGAATCACCGACAACGCCACCGCCCTCGAGGTGGGGAAGATCCTGAATGTGGAGCTCCTGATCATGGGCAACCTGACGGTGTCCGGGGAGAGCTTCCGGCTGGACACCAAGATTCTGGAGGTCGAGACGGCGGAGGTGCTGGGGGCGGTGAAGGCGGCCACGGACGACAAGGGGGACATTTTCGACCTGGTGGACGCGACCTCGGCGGCGCTCATTGACAAGCTGCGCGGCGTGTCGCTGGGCTCGGGGCTCACCTATGACGTCCCCGAGGGCGCCGTCCGCTTCGACGTGGCCTTCGTCATAGACACCACCGGCTCCATGGGCGACGAGATCCAGGTGGTGAAGGAGAAGATGAAGGAAATCGCGGCCGAGGTGGCGCAGGGTACACCGCCGCCCGCCGTGCGCTTCGGCATCGTGGAGTACCGGGACCGGGGCGACGTCTACGTGACGCAGACCACGGACCTGACCTACGACGTGGCGCGGCTCAACGAGCGGATAAACTCGATCATCGCTACGGGGGGCGGCGACGCGCCGGAGAGCGTGGCCGAGGGGCTCCGGGCCGCCATCCACGAGCTCTCCTGGGAGCCCGGACCCGTCGTCCGCCTGGCCTTCGTCATCGGCGACGCGGCCGACCACCTCTATTCCGACGCCGGCTACACCCTCCAGGACGCCGCCGAGGACGCCCGCGACCTCGGCCTCACCTTCTTCACCATCGGCTGCTCCGGCCTGGACCCCGACGGCGAGAGCCAGTTCGTCAAGCTGGCCTACGATACCAACGGCAGCTTCGAGTACCTCACCTACCGCCAGCGCTACGTCAACGAGACCGGCGAGGAGGTGGCGCTTCTCTATGAGGGGGACCACGTCTACGAGGAGTCTACCGTCCGCGGCACCGGCGGAGGCGGGAGCGGCGAGGGCGACTTCGTCTACCCCGCGGAGTCCTCAGAGGTGGGCGGCGTGGGCAGCTCGACCATCATCACCTCGGCCCTCAAGGGCGAGGGCGCCGGTTCGAGTGAAACGATGACCTACGACGAGTACCGCAGCGAGGCCACCGAAGGCGAGGCGGGGCTCATGGCCGACGCGGAAACCATCGTGAGCGCGACGAGCGGCGCGACCGTGGGGGAGAAGGAGAACAACCTGGACAGCCTTATAACCGACGTCATCAAGGCGGAGGCCATCCGCTCCGACGTCAGCTACGACCTGGGCATCCCCGTGGCCAAGGTTCTGGTGGAGAACTCGGGGCTCCGGGCCTGGCTGCCGGTGACCGACCCGACGATGGTGGACCGGCTGCGTTCGGCGGCCGGATCCGCCGATACCATGTGGGTCGCGGCGGGCGTGTCGCCGAAGACGGAGGGCTCCACCGCCTATAACGCATTCGTCTTCGTGGCGGTCACCCTGCGGCTTTTCGATAAGGAGAGCCAGGTTCCGGAGATGGCCCGGGGCGATTTCGCGAAGTTCGAGGGCGACCCGGCGTACTACCGGGACCACGGCCTGGGCAGCCCCAACGTGTGGGCGGTCCCGGTGCGGGTGCTGGAGTTCCAGGAGATCGAGCCGGCCGAGTAA